Proteins from a genomic interval of Polyodon spathula isolate WHYD16114869_AA chromosome 1, ASM1765450v1, whole genome shotgun sequence:
- the LOC121313503 gene encoding DNA polymerase kappa-like isoform X1, with amino-acid sequence MDDTKQSAERATSSDGRFLSRMALNDNKAGMEGLDKEKINKIILEASKGSRFYENELKKEQQVNQRIEKMLQQKEQITEQQLRKAQAQVEKHAVELERGRELGRTIVHVDMDAFYAAVEMRDRPELRDKPMAVGSMSMLSTSNYHARKFGVRAAMPGFIAKKLCPNLIIVQLHFDKYKAVSAEVREIFADYDPNFLPMSLDEAYLDITEHLEQRRCWPESRRTFYISTDSPSEGGSVNEDDGDTSPVLFEDSPPLPPQKAVVFGISAEEVVKEMRFRIEQRTTLTASAGIAANMMLAKVCSDKNKPNGQYMIPPDRQAVMDFIQELPIRKVPGIGKVTEKMLRALGITTCTELHQQGALLALLFSETSWHHFMEISLGLGSTHIERDGDRKSMSTERTFSELSNAEDQYSFCRELCHDLARDLLKEELKGKTVTLKLKHVNFDVKTRASTVSSAVSTEEEIYAIARDLLKTEIDNASPEPLRIRLMGVRVSGFLAQEDKKPLQKSIIGFLQAGKQVASSTVDNASQDTRANMGEQDTRAKTGEEASRTNIGEHNSGANTGEEDSRANTGEEDSRANTGEEDSRANTGEEDSRANTGEEDSRANTGEEDSRANTGEEDRRANTGEQKGVLSFFNKRRAEREQADEQQRQSFFEKVQAQRQRLLETQQAHDHGEAPISHTVREEEGGPSSSRNNRPSGQCFTCPVCFQKQNTTNLETFNRHIDECLSGSPVDEPSLVPGMQEGADLIVDEPTKKSLDNSTFTLPRRKDWKCDRTVGIVQLEDISLGHCSTSLILPVKHGADIVTSTKTVPGGTESLTNITHPVRESYSNNVASVKETTISQGCQITSFPSDSSSKNHNRTVETGGIPEQNGVNPNSGLSAAVPESKGDVGMTLGEGAQKSCSLTWQEDTALVCPVCNLKQDTTDLSLFNRHVDVCLNQDVIQELRDERACSHNSNLMTHGKCKGKPEDGQKFLNSRSKIKRSGSPPLHPAAKKSKAPATKNTIDRFFR; translated from the exons ATGGACGACACAAAGCAAAGTGCGGAGAGAGCCACTTCCAGTGATGGGAGGTTTCTCTCCAGGATGGCTCTCAACGATAACAAAGCTGGAATGGAGGGGTTAGATAAAGAGAAAATCAACAAGATCATATTGGAAGCCTCAAAG gGTTCTCGGTTTTATGAGAATGAATTAAAGAAGGAGCAGCAAGTCAACCAACGAATCGAGAAGATGCTGCAGCAAAAAGAGCAAATCACTGAGCAACAGCTCAGAAAAGCACAAGCACAG GTGGAGAAGCATGCAGTGGAGTTGGAGAGAGGTCGTGAGCTTGGACGTACCATAGTGCATGTTGATATGGATGCTTTCTATGCAGCTGTGGAGATGAGGGACCGCCCAGAGCTGAGAGATAAACCAATGGCTGTGGGGTCCATGAGCATGCTG TCAACTTCTAATTATCATGCTAGGAAGTTTGGCGTGCGTGCTGCCATGCCTGGGTTTATTGCAAAGAAACTGTGTCCCAACCTGATCATAGTGCAGCTCCACTTTGACAAGTATAAAGCAGTGAGTGCAGAG gtgcgAGAAATATTTGCAGACTACGACCCAAATTTCCTGCCGATGAGTCTGGATGAAGCCTACCTGGACATCACGGAGCACCTCGAGCAGAGGCGATGCTGGCCGGAGTCCAGGAGGACCTTCTACATTAGCACAGACAGCCCTTCTGAAG gaGGGAGTGTCAATGAAGATGATGGGGACACTTCTCCAGTGCTTTTTGAGGACAGTCCCCCTCTGCCTCCACAGAAGGCTGTAGTGTTTGGAATTTCAGCTGAGGAGGTGGTGAAGGAAATGCGCTTCAGAATCGAGCAGAGGACTACATTAACAGCCAGTGCAG GCATAGCTGCAAATATGATGTTGGCAAAAGTTTGTAGTGATAAGAATAAACCAAATGGTCAGTATATGATCCCCCCCGATCGACAAGCTGTGATGGACTTCATCCAGGAATTACCGATTCGGAAG GTGCCAGGCATAGGGAAAGTGACAGAGAAAATGCTGAGAGCCCTTGGGATTACTACCTGTACCGAGCTgcaccagcagggggcactgcTCGCCCTCCTTTTCTCTGAAACATCATGGCATCATTTCATGGAGATATCACTAGGTTTGGGCTCAACACATATTGAGAG GGATGGCGATAGGAAGAGTATGAGCACAGAAAG GACTTTCAGCGAGCTGAGTAACGCAGAGGATCAGTACAGCTTCTGCCGTGAACTCTGCCACGATCTCGCTCGGGATCTGCTCAAGGAAGAGTTGAAG gGAAAAACAGTAACCTTGAAACTGAAGCATGTGAATTTTGACGTTAAAACCAGGGCTTCCACTGTGTCTTCTGCCGTCTCCACTGAAGAAGAAATATATGCTATAGCAAGGGACCTTCTGAAGACAGAGATTGATAATGCCAGTCCAGAGCCCCTGCGAATAAGGCTTATGG GGGTACGAGTCTCTGGGTTTCTGGCGCAAGAAGATAAGAAACCTCTCCAGAAGAGCATCATTGGTTTCCTCCAAGCAGGAAAACAGGTGGCTTCTTCGACGGTGGACAATGCCAGCCAAGACACCAGAGCCAACATGGGTGAACAAGACACCAGAGCCAAAACGGGCGAAGAAGCCAGCAGAACCAATATAGGCGAACATAACAGTGGAGCCAACACGGGCGAAGAAGACAGCAGAGCCAACACGGGCGAAGAAGACAGCAGAGCCAACACGGGCGAAGAAGACAGCAGAGCCAACACGGGCGAAGAAGACAGCAGAGCCAACACGGGCGAAGAAGACAGCAGAGCCAACACGGGCGAAGAAGACAGCAGAGCCAACACGGGCGAAGAAGACAGAAGAGCCAACACGGGCGAACAAAAAGGAGTTTTGAGTTTCTTTAATAAGAGGAGAGCCGAGCGGGAGCAGGCCGACGAGCAGCAGCGGCAGTCCTTCTTTGAGAAGGTCCAGGCCCAGAGGCAGCGACTCCTGGAGACCCAGCAGGCCCATGACCATGGGGAAGCTCCGATCAGCCACACAGtcagagaggaagagggaggacCGTCATCAAGCAGAAACAACAGACCATCGGGTCAATGCTTTACTTGTCCTGTCTGTTTCCAAAAGCAGAACACAACCAATCTGGAGACCTTCAACAGGCACATTGATGAATGCTTGAGTGGATCTCCAGTGGATGAGCCCAGTTTAGTCCCTGGCATGCAAGAGGGTGCAGACCTGATAGTCGATGAACCTACAAAAAAGAGCCTGGATAATAGCACCTTCACTTTGCCAAGGAGGAAAGATTGGAAATGCGACAGAACAGTGGGCATAGTGCAATTGGAAGACATTTCACTGGGCCATTGTAGTACTTCCCTAATCCTCCCTGTCAAGCACGGTGCTGATATAGTAACATCAACAAAGACAGTCCCAGGAGGTACAGAGAGTTTAACGAACATCACACATCCTGTTAGGGAGTCGTATTCTAATAATGTAGCTTCGGTTAAGGAGACAACCATCTCACAGGGTTGCCAAATAACAAGTTTTCCCAGTGACAGTTCTTCAAAAAACCACAACAGAACTGTAGAAACAGGAGGGATTCCTGAGCAGAATGGAGTTAATCCCAATTCAGGGCTAAGTGCAGCAGTTCCGGAAAGCAAGGGGGATGTTGGGATGACACTTGGAGAAGGTGCTCAGAAAAGCTGTTCATTAACATGGCAAGAAGACACCGCCCTGGTGTGTCCTGTCTGTAACCTTAAACAAGATACGACTGACCTGTCCCTGTTCAATAGGCATGTagatgtttgtttaaatcagGATGTTATACAGGAACTCAGAGACGAAAGAGCTTGCTCACATAATTCAAACCTTATGACACACGGGAAATGTAAAG ggAAGCCAGAGGATGGACAGAAGTTTCTGAATtcaagaagtaaaataaaaag ATCAGGATCTCCACCTCTTCACCCAGCAGCGAAGAAGTCAAAAGCCCCTGCCACCAAGAACACCATCGACAGGTTCTTCAGATAG
- the LOC121313503 gene encoding DNA polymerase kappa-like isoform X2: MDDTKQSAERATSSDGRFLSRMALNDNKAGMEGLDKEKINKIILEASKVEKHAVELERGRELGRTIVHVDMDAFYAAVEMRDRPELRDKPMAVGSMSMLSTSNYHARKFGVRAAMPGFIAKKLCPNLIIVQLHFDKYKAVSAEVREIFADYDPNFLPMSLDEAYLDITEHLEQRRCWPESRRTFYISTDSPSEGGSVNEDDGDTSPVLFEDSPPLPPQKAVVFGISAEEVVKEMRFRIEQRTTLTASAGIAANMMLAKVCSDKNKPNGQYMIPPDRQAVMDFIQELPIRKVPGIGKVTEKMLRALGITTCTELHQQGALLALLFSETSWHHFMEISLGLGSTHIERDGDRKSMSTERTFSELSNAEDQYSFCRELCHDLARDLLKEELKGKTVTLKLKHVNFDVKTRASTVSSAVSTEEEIYAIARDLLKTEIDNASPEPLRIRLMGVRVSGFLAQEDKKPLQKSIIGFLQAGKQVASSTVDNASQDTRANMGEQDTRAKTGEEASRTNIGEHNSGANTGEEDSRANTGEEDSRANTGEEDSRANTGEEDSRANTGEEDSRANTGEEDSRANTGEEDRRANTGEQKGVLSFFNKRRAEREQADEQQRQSFFEKVQAQRQRLLETQQAHDHGEAPISHTVREEEGGPSSSRNNRPSGQCFTCPVCFQKQNTTNLETFNRHIDECLSGSPVDEPSLVPGMQEGADLIVDEPTKKSLDNSTFTLPRRKDWKCDRTVGIVQLEDISLGHCSTSLILPVKHGADIVTSTKTVPGGTESLTNITHPVRESYSNNVASVKETTISQGCQITSFPSDSSSKNHNRTVETGGIPEQNGVNPNSGLSAAVPESKGDVGMTLGEGAQKSCSLTWQEDTALVCPVCNLKQDTTDLSLFNRHVDVCLNQDVIQELRDERACSHNSNLMTHGKCKGKPEDGQKFLNSRSKIKRSGSPPLHPAAKKSKAPATKNTIDRFFR, from the exons ATGGACGACACAAAGCAAAGTGCGGAGAGAGCCACTTCCAGTGATGGGAGGTTTCTCTCCAGGATGGCTCTCAACGATAACAAAGCTGGAATGGAGGGGTTAGATAAAGAGAAAATCAACAAGATCATATTGGAAGCCTCAAAG GTGGAGAAGCATGCAGTGGAGTTGGAGAGAGGTCGTGAGCTTGGACGTACCATAGTGCATGTTGATATGGATGCTTTCTATGCAGCTGTGGAGATGAGGGACCGCCCAGAGCTGAGAGATAAACCAATGGCTGTGGGGTCCATGAGCATGCTG TCAACTTCTAATTATCATGCTAGGAAGTTTGGCGTGCGTGCTGCCATGCCTGGGTTTATTGCAAAGAAACTGTGTCCCAACCTGATCATAGTGCAGCTCCACTTTGACAAGTATAAAGCAGTGAGTGCAGAG gtgcgAGAAATATTTGCAGACTACGACCCAAATTTCCTGCCGATGAGTCTGGATGAAGCCTACCTGGACATCACGGAGCACCTCGAGCAGAGGCGATGCTGGCCGGAGTCCAGGAGGACCTTCTACATTAGCACAGACAGCCCTTCTGAAG gaGGGAGTGTCAATGAAGATGATGGGGACACTTCTCCAGTGCTTTTTGAGGACAGTCCCCCTCTGCCTCCACAGAAGGCTGTAGTGTTTGGAATTTCAGCTGAGGAGGTGGTGAAGGAAATGCGCTTCAGAATCGAGCAGAGGACTACATTAACAGCCAGTGCAG GCATAGCTGCAAATATGATGTTGGCAAAAGTTTGTAGTGATAAGAATAAACCAAATGGTCAGTATATGATCCCCCCCGATCGACAAGCTGTGATGGACTTCATCCAGGAATTACCGATTCGGAAG GTGCCAGGCATAGGGAAAGTGACAGAGAAAATGCTGAGAGCCCTTGGGATTACTACCTGTACCGAGCTgcaccagcagggggcactgcTCGCCCTCCTTTTCTCTGAAACATCATGGCATCATTTCATGGAGATATCACTAGGTTTGGGCTCAACACATATTGAGAG GGATGGCGATAGGAAGAGTATGAGCACAGAAAG GACTTTCAGCGAGCTGAGTAACGCAGAGGATCAGTACAGCTTCTGCCGTGAACTCTGCCACGATCTCGCTCGGGATCTGCTCAAGGAAGAGTTGAAG gGAAAAACAGTAACCTTGAAACTGAAGCATGTGAATTTTGACGTTAAAACCAGGGCTTCCACTGTGTCTTCTGCCGTCTCCACTGAAGAAGAAATATATGCTATAGCAAGGGACCTTCTGAAGACAGAGATTGATAATGCCAGTCCAGAGCCCCTGCGAATAAGGCTTATGG GGGTACGAGTCTCTGGGTTTCTGGCGCAAGAAGATAAGAAACCTCTCCAGAAGAGCATCATTGGTTTCCTCCAAGCAGGAAAACAGGTGGCTTCTTCGACGGTGGACAATGCCAGCCAAGACACCAGAGCCAACATGGGTGAACAAGACACCAGAGCCAAAACGGGCGAAGAAGCCAGCAGAACCAATATAGGCGAACATAACAGTGGAGCCAACACGGGCGAAGAAGACAGCAGAGCCAACACGGGCGAAGAAGACAGCAGAGCCAACACGGGCGAAGAAGACAGCAGAGCCAACACGGGCGAAGAAGACAGCAGAGCCAACACGGGCGAAGAAGACAGCAGAGCCAACACGGGCGAAGAAGACAGCAGAGCCAACACGGGCGAAGAAGACAGAAGAGCCAACACGGGCGAACAAAAAGGAGTTTTGAGTTTCTTTAATAAGAGGAGAGCCGAGCGGGAGCAGGCCGACGAGCAGCAGCGGCAGTCCTTCTTTGAGAAGGTCCAGGCCCAGAGGCAGCGACTCCTGGAGACCCAGCAGGCCCATGACCATGGGGAAGCTCCGATCAGCCACACAGtcagagaggaagagggaggacCGTCATCAAGCAGAAACAACAGACCATCGGGTCAATGCTTTACTTGTCCTGTCTGTTTCCAAAAGCAGAACACAACCAATCTGGAGACCTTCAACAGGCACATTGATGAATGCTTGAGTGGATCTCCAGTGGATGAGCCCAGTTTAGTCCCTGGCATGCAAGAGGGTGCAGACCTGATAGTCGATGAACCTACAAAAAAGAGCCTGGATAATAGCACCTTCACTTTGCCAAGGAGGAAAGATTGGAAATGCGACAGAACAGTGGGCATAGTGCAATTGGAAGACATTTCACTGGGCCATTGTAGTACTTCCCTAATCCTCCCTGTCAAGCACGGTGCTGATATAGTAACATCAACAAAGACAGTCCCAGGAGGTACAGAGAGTTTAACGAACATCACACATCCTGTTAGGGAGTCGTATTCTAATAATGTAGCTTCGGTTAAGGAGACAACCATCTCACAGGGTTGCCAAATAACAAGTTTTCCCAGTGACAGTTCTTCAAAAAACCACAACAGAACTGTAGAAACAGGAGGGATTCCTGAGCAGAATGGAGTTAATCCCAATTCAGGGCTAAGTGCAGCAGTTCCGGAAAGCAAGGGGGATGTTGGGATGACACTTGGAGAAGGTGCTCAGAAAAGCTGTTCATTAACATGGCAAGAAGACACCGCCCTGGTGTGTCCTGTCTGTAACCTTAAACAAGATACGACTGACCTGTCCCTGTTCAATAGGCATGTagatgtttgtttaaatcagGATGTTATACAGGAACTCAGAGACGAAAGAGCTTGCTCACATAATTCAAACCTTATGACACACGGGAAATGTAAAG ggAAGCCAGAGGATGGACAGAAGTTTCTGAATtcaagaagtaaaataaaaag ATCAGGATCTCCACCTCTTCACCCAGCAGCGAAGAAGTCAAAAGCCCCTGCCACCAAGAACACCATCGACAGGTTCTTCAGATAG